One part of the Halobacteria archaeon AArc-dxtr1 genome encodes these proteins:
- the mre11 gene encoding DNA double-strand break repair protein Mre11, which produces MTRVIHTGDTHIGYQQYNAPERRQDFLEAFRGVVEDAVADDVDAVVHAGDLFHDRRPGLPDLQGTVSILRTLDEADIPFLAVVGNHERKRDSQWLDLFADLGLATRLGAAPELVDDVAVYGLDFVPRSRREDLTYEFEPVPEAAESALLVSHGLFEPFPHADWDTDRLLAESTVDFDAVLLGDNHTPDTAEVRDTWVTYCGSTERASADERDDRGYNLIDVDDEVAISRRSVPATREFAFVDVTLAGEEGVDRVLERVREYDLDEAVAIVTVEGEGRPITPAAVEECATDRGALVARVNDRRDLPDEDESVRVNFADPDDAVRERVSDLGLSDAARDIDRTVRDDTLPDSNVRETVERRVKELLDDGDRDAFEPAPEAADDSLSTAGSSDSDGETGLADGDADDDSDADPTESDTDETDEGHPSERDTASRDGESETTADDDSGHASLGDFA; this is translated from the coding sequence ATGACGCGGGTGATACACACGGGCGATACCCACATCGGGTACCAGCAGTACAACGCGCCCGAGCGACGGCAGGACTTCCTCGAGGCCTTCCGGGGCGTCGTCGAAGACGCCGTCGCCGACGACGTCGACGCAGTGGTCCACGCCGGCGATCTCTTTCACGATCGCCGACCCGGCCTCCCAGACCTCCAAGGAACCGTCTCGATTCTCCGAACGCTCGACGAGGCCGACATACCCTTCCTCGCGGTCGTCGGTAACCACGAGCGAAAGCGCGACTCCCAGTGGCTCGATCTCTTCGCCGATCTGGGACTGGCGACTCGTCTCGGAGCCGCCCCCGAACTGGTCGACGACGTCGCCGTCTACGGGCTCGACTTCGTTCCCCGTTCCCGGCGCGAGGACCTCACCTACGAGTTCGAGCCGGTTCCCGAGGCGGCCGAGAGTGCACTTCTCGTTAGCCACGGGCTATTCGAGCCGTTTCCCCACGCAGACTGGGATACCGACCGCCTCCTGGCCGAGTCGACCGTCGACTTCGACGCCGTCCTGCTGGGGGACAACCACACACCCGACACCGCCGAAGTGCGCGACACGTGGGTCACCTACTGTGGCTCCACCGAACGCGCGAGCGCCGACGAGCGCGACGATCGGGGCTACAACCTGATCGACGTCGACGACGAGGTCGCGATCTCCCGGCGCAGCGTCCCTGCTACGCGGGAGTTCGCGTTCGTCGACGTTACGTTAGCGGGCGAGGAGGGCGTCGACCGCGTCCTCGAGCGCGTTCGCGAGTACGACCTCGACGAGGCGGTAGCGATCGTCACCGTCGAGGGCGAGGGTCGGCCGATCACCCCCGCCGCGGTCGAGGAGTGTGCGACCGACCGCGGCGCACTGGTCGCCCGCGTTAACGATCGACGCGACCTGCCCGACGAGGACGAGAGCGTCCGGGTGAACTTCGCGGATCCGGACGACGCCGTCCGGGAGCGCGTCAGCGACCTCGGACTCAGCGACGCCGCCCGTGACATCGACCGGACGGTTAGAGACGACACGCTCCCCGACTCGAACGTCCGCGAGACCGTCGAGCGCCGCGTCAAGGAGCTGCTCGACGACGGAGATCGCGACGCCTTCGAGCCGGCGCCGGAGGCAGCCGACGACTCCCTGTCGACGGCCGGCAGTAGCGATTCCGACGGCGAGACGGGACTCGCAGACGGCGACGCCGATGACGACTCGGATGCCGACCCCACCGAGAGCGACACCGATGAGACTGACGAGGGTCACCCTTCCGAACGCGACACGGCGTCTCGGGACGGAGAGAGCGAGACGACAGCTGACGACGACTCCGGCCACGCCTCGCTGGGTGATTTCGCGTGA
- a CDS encoding winged helix-turn-helix transcriptional regulator has protein sequence MSTSEPLHQEPTASGTWDDVRDLPPSAKLVAKVLEYNDTMTQQQIAEETLLPARTVRYALNRLDEENVVSSRFSFSDARKRLYALDIEN, from the coding sequence ATGAGTACCTCAGAGCCGCTCCACCAGGAGCCGACCGCCAGCGGAACGTGGGACGACGTCCGTGATCTCCCGCCGAGTGCGAAACTCGTCGCGAAGGTCTTAGAGTACAACGACACGATGACCCAACAGCAGATCGCCGAGGAGACGCTGCTGCCCGCCCGGACCGTCCGCTACGCCTTGAATCGCTTAGACGAGGAGAACGTCGTCTCCTCGCGCTTTTCGTTCTCTGACGCCCGCAAGCGCCTCTACGCGCTCGACATCGAGAACTGA